Genomic segment of Spirochaetota bacterium:
AATCCGCTCCAGGGTATCGGCCTTATCGATTCGGCTATCGCCATGGTCAAGATCAATACGCATCCGGTGACGTCCACTGAGAGCGATATGATGTGGCCGCATGAATGGCGGTCAACGTATTTCCTCAACACGTCGACGGCGGCATCGCTACAGGACTGGGATGCGATATACTTCTACTGCTATTTCGGCGGCTTCGGCTACGATTGGGATAAAGCCGACAGCGCGACTGCGGTGATGCAGCCGACGGTGGAGTTCAATGACCCCGCGCTCCTTGCCACCATGCCCAATGCCGCGCTCATGTATCATCGGCGCGACGTAGCCCCGGCGAAGAACCTCGTGCAGGTCGTCTACACCGATGCGGACAAGCTCATCTACCGCGGCGATCCGCGCAACGGCGCGTTCCCGTTCAATTATCTCCCCTACGTATCGCGTGTCGAGGGCGCGTTCGGACGCCCGGACGGACGCCAGCAGGCGACGATATCATCGTCGGAGAAGGGTGATTTTCGTTTCTCACGCATCGAGAACACGAAGTCTTCGCTCGATCTTGCCCGCGAGCTCGATTCGTACCTGAAAAAGAAAGGACTTGTGGCCGACGATCGCGGCATACAGCGTGACAGCCTCGTGAGCGACACCGGCGAAGTGATACACGATTTCGGCAAAGGGCTCCTTATCGTGAATACCCCGCGCACGCAGGGCTTCAGCGGTTTTCCGAAGGATGCCGTCAAGCTCAATGATATCGAGATAACATCGCGTACGCCGTTCACGACAATAGTGGTGAGTTCGCTCGAGAACGCACCGATCGGTACGGCAAAGCGCATACTCCTTACCGTCATTGCACGAGCGGAGAACGACAAGGACAAGATGCAGTATTCCGGTTTCAGTAAAGCACCCAACGGCGCGACACGCGGAGAGCGGCTCATCGTTACGCGCGAGCGTCCCGGGAACGGCACCGTGCGCGTAGAACCGACCGATGCGACCGTGCGCTTTAAAAGCGGCGGAGCGCTCACGATAACGCCGCTTGCGCCCGATATGAGCGCGCTTGCCGCGGCNNNNNNNNNNAAGGCGGATGCTGTTGAGACGGCGAAATTCCCGACGGTGTGGTATCTCGTCGAACGAAAATAGGCGGTGTGATATGAAAGCCGACATGATCGTCCCGTGGGCGCCGCATCCGTCTGCCGCACCGCGAACTGAGCGTTCGGCGGATCGTTTCGTCATAAAGGCGAACGGTACGCGCACGTGCGCCGGCGGCTGGCAGCTTCGGTACGATCTTGTGCCCGGGAAGTCCTATCGCATCGATGTTCCGGTGGAGATACGCGATGTTGCCCATGTTCGCGAGAGCGTGCGTTGTCTTGCTATATGGGGCGATATCCCTCCTGACAGAAGTGATATCGGCGCGCAGGCGGATAATGACGCGCTTTTTTTTCATGAAAGCCGTGACGGCAAACATCGATTTTCACGCGTGCTTACCGCATCATCGGGGATACTTGTCATACGCTATATCTTCCGATGGAGTACGAGAGGCGAGGCGTCATTCGGCATGCCCATGATAACGGAGACGTCTGCGTTACCGGAGCGGAGGATACGCATCGCCGTTGTTACCGGCTCGCATGAGCATAGGCACGCGGCGAAAATATCATCGGTAGCGGATAATGCGGCATTCTACGGTGATCTCTGCAGGAAGGCGCTTGATGATAAACCCGATCTCATCGTTCTGCCGGAGATAGTGCTGCAGTGGGGTGTCGCCGGTAATCGCCTCGATCGTGCGGTGCCGCTCGACCATGGGTCCGTCCGGGGATTTCAGGCGATCGCTGCGTCGGGAGATGTGCGTATACTGCTCCCGTTCGATGAAAGGAGCGGTGATGCTGTATTCAACAGCGCGGTGCTCATCGGTCCCGGCGGGATCGAGGGTGTATACCATAAGGTGCATCTGGCAGAATACGGCGAAACGAATTCGGGGATAACCCCCGGCGATTCATTCCCGGTGTTCGATACGCCGAAGGCGCGTATCGGCGTCAACATCTGTATGGACAGCTCTGCGGCCGAATCATCGCGCATGCTTGGGTTGAACGGCACCGAGGTGATGTGTCTCCCGATAATGGGCGACCACCGCGCGGATGTGTTCAGCCGCGGGACGCCGGCCTTCAACGAGGACCGCTGGAAAGCGATAATGCGTACCCGTGCGCTCGATAATCAGTTCGTGGTCGCGGTCGCACGCAATGAAGCCCGCGGGAGCGTTATCATCGATACGATGGGTGATATTGTCGCGTGGAATGACGGGAGTAAGGATATCATATCTGCCGACGTCATTATCGATCCGGTGCACCGTAAGTGGAACGGCGGCCGCCAGCGGGATATCGTGTATATGCAGCGCCGGCCGCAGCTCTACGGCGCGTTCACTGAGCAGGAACCGCCCGTATGTCGTGCGCTGAGCGGATATTGATGCGTGCGCTCATCGGACAGCGCTCGTTGTAAGTATGGCGAACGTTAGTGATCCCCGATCTCCATCGATCCCTCGGGCGGAATTGTTGCTATCATCGGTGGAAACGATATAATCCTCGCAATGCATATTCCTGATAATTATCTCAGCCCAGAGACATGTGCGGTACTGGGAGCGGCGATGATACCCGTGTGGGCTGTCGCCGTCAGGAAAGTGAAAGAGGATATGTCCGCGAAAAAAGTTCCCGTCGTCGGCATCCTTGCCGCGTTCTCATTCCTCATCATGATGTTCAATATCCCGCTCCCCGGAGGGACCACCGGCCATGCCGTCGGCGGTACGCTGGTCGCGATACTTGTCGGCCCATGGGCGGCATGCATCGCGGTGACGGTGGCGCTTCTCATACAGGCGCTTTTCTTCGGCGATGGCGGCATACTCGCGTTCGGCGCGAACTGCTTCAATATGGCGTTCGTTCTCCCGTTCGCCGGGTACTCTATTTTCATACTGCTTAAAAGCATACTGAGAATGAAAGCCGGTGGATACATCGCGGCGTTCATAGCATCATACAGCGCGCTCGCTTTGTCCGCGCTCTCCGCTGCGGTGCAATTCGGCAT
This window contains:
- a CDS encoding carbon-nitrogen hydrolase family protein; translated protein: MKADMIVPWAPHPSAAPRTERSADRFVIKANGTRTCAGGWQLRYDLVPGKSYRIDVPVEIRDVAHVRESVRCLAIWGDIPPDRSDIGAQADNDALFFHESRDGKHRFSRVLTASSGILVIRYIFRWSTRGEASFGMPMITETSALPERRIRIAVVTGSHEHRHAAKISSVADNAAFYGDLCRKALDDKPDLIVLPEIVLQWGVAGNRLDRAVPLDHGSVRGFQAIAASGDVRILLPFDERSGDAVFNSAVLIGPGGIEGVYHKVHLAEYGETNSGITPGDSFPVFDTPKARIGVNICMDSSAAESSRMLGLNGTEVMCLPIMGDHRADVFSRGTPAFNEDRWKAIMRTRALDNQFVVAVARNEARGSVIIDTMGDIVAWNDGSKDIISADVIIDPVHRKWNGGRQRDIVYMQRRPQLYGAFTEQEPPVCRALSGY
- the cbiM gene encoding cobalt transporter CbiM, whose protein sequence is MHIPDNYLSPETCAVLGAAMIPVWAVAVRKVKEDMSAKKVPVVGILAAFSFLIMMFNIPLPGGTTGHAVGGTLVAILVGPWAACIAVTVALLIQALFFGDGGILAFGANCFNMAFVLPFAGYSIFILLKSILRMKAGGYIAAFIASYSALALSALSAAVQFGIQPILFKDAAGPLYCPYPLGVSIPAMMLPHLLAACFIEAIVTAGVYGYVRALSPDIVHGDRPVKMKPLYALIIGMVLLSPLGLLAAGTAWGEWAVDDLRALVGRLPTGMANGFDFRAIMPDYTVPGVPHEAAGYIISAIFGASVLIFAARIASIAAKKSE